In Dromiciops gliroides isolate mDroGli1 chromosome 4, mDroGli1.pri, whole genome shotgun sequence, one DNA window encodes the following:
- the LOC122754711 gene encoding keratin, type I cytoskeletal 24-like: protein MSYSVQKSSLWQFSSGQGRGGTTGLKHGLGGSSCGGFSGTFGGYNLGGGGNGLLSGNEKGTMQNLNDRLAIYLDKVRALEEANTELEHKIKEWYKKFGPGSTSHGENQDYSEYYQIIEELKQKILDSTLSNADIMLQVDNVRLAADDFKLKYETELALRQSVESDISGLRRVLDDLTLTKTDLEMQIETLSEEVAYLKKNHAEEIKGLKKAANSDVNVEMNAAPGTDLTKLLNDMRAQYEALAEQNRKDVETWFNNKSELLQQQISFATDESNSAKTEISELKRTSQTLEIELQSALALKKSLEGSLSETEAGYRTQLSQTQNQISSLEAQLIQIRDEAEGQSAEYKQLLDIKTRLENEIETYRRLLDAEGGPGLENRAKKEPTKTFLYKTIVEELVDGIVVSSKVKDVHQRSA, encoded by the exons ATGTCATACTCTGTCCAAAAGTCAAGTCTTTGGCAGTTCAGTTCTGGCCAAGGGAGAGGAGGAACCACAGGACTAAAGCATGGCCTGGGTGGTTCCTCATGTGGAGGTTTCAGTGGTACCTTTGGTGGATATAatttgggtgggggaggaaatggGCTTCTCTCTGGTAATGAAAAGGGAACCATGCAAAACCTGAACGACCGCCTGGCAATCTACCTAGACAAGGTCCGAGCCCTAGAGGAAGCAAACACTGAGCTTGAACACAAAATCAAAGAATGGTATAAGAAATTTGGGCCTGGCAGCACCAGCCATGGAGAAAACCAGGACTATTCTGAATATTACCAGATCATTGAAGAACTCAAACAAAAG ATTTTGGATTCAACTCTTAGCAATGCTGACATCATGCTCCAAGTTGACAATGTGAGACTAGCTGCTGATGACTTCAAACTAAA GTATGAAACTGAACTGGCCCTCCGTCAGAGTGTGGAATCTGACATCAGCGGTCTACGAAGAGTCTTGGATGACCTGACCTTAACCAAGACAGACCTGGAGATGCAGATTGAAACCCTGTCAGAGGAAGTGGCCTATCTCAAGAAGAACCATGCAGAG GAAATTAAAGGCCTGAAAAAGGCTGCAAATTCCGACGTGAACGTGGAAATGAACGCTGCCCCTGGGACTGATCTGACCAAACTTCTCAATGACATGAGAGCCCAGTATGAAGCCCTGGCTGAGCAGAATCGCAAAGATGTTGAAACTTGGTTCAATAACAAG AGCGAGTTGCTACAGCAGCAGATCTCCTTTGCCACTGATGAATCCAATTCTGCCAAGACAGAGATATCAGAGCTGAAGCGCACCTCCCAAACTTTGGAGATTGAGCTACAGTCTGCCTTAGCCCTG AAAAAATCCCTTGAAGGCAGCTTGTCAGAGACAGAAGCTGGGTACAGAACACAGCTTTCGCAAACCCAAAATCAGATTAGTTCACTGGAGGCCCAGCTCATTCAGATCCGGGATGAAGCCGAGGGCCAGAGCGCAGAGTACAAGCAGCTACTCGACATCAAGACTCGACTGGAGAACGAAATCGAGACCTATCGCCGCCTGCTCGACGCAGAAGGAGG ccctGGGCTCGAAAACAGAGCTAAGAAAG AACCGACAAAAACTTTTCTCTATAAAACCATTGTTGAAGAGCTGGTTGATGGAATTGTTGTCTCCTCAAAAGTAAAAGATGTTCATCAGAGATCAGCCTAA